In Halovivax gelatinilyticus, the following are encoded in one genomic region:
- a CDS encoding YeaH/YhbH family protein, with translation MGLKDDLERFRTVGEDNRADLSDFIQYGDLGRSGADEIKIPVKIVSLPQFEYDRRDRGGVGQGEDGAPDVGQPVGQPQPQPGDGEEDGEPGEEGGDHEYYEMDPEEFAQELDEELGLDLEPKGKTVVEETEGPFTDITRSGPDSTLDVERMFREGLKRKLSMAFDEDFVREVCKVEGISPREVFEWAREQHLPVSMGWIERAHDEVADERGRWSSIAEVESSVDREPINQRIRRDGIGHVPLRREDERYRHPEIVEERERNVVVVNIRDVSGSMRETKRELVERVFTPLDWYLTGKYDTAEFVYIAHDAEAWEVDRSDFFGIRSGGGTKISSAYDLAAEVLSEYPWSDWNRYVFAAGDSENSSNDTGERVIPMMEEIDANLHAYVETQPSGNAINATHAEELEKHFGADAEDVAVAYVNSADDVADAIYEILSTESDANE, from the coding sequence ATGGGGCTGAAAGACGACCTCGAACGGTTTCGTACGGTCGGCGAGGACAACCGCGCCGACCTGTCCGACTTCATCCAGTACGGCGATCTGGGCCGCAGCGGCGCGGACGAGATCAAGATCCCGGTCAAGATCGTCTCGCTCCCGCAGTTCGAGTACGACCGACGCGACCGGGGCGGGGTCGGTCAGGGTGAAGACGGCGCTCCCGACGTCGGACAGCCGGTTGGCCAGCCGCAGCCGCAGCCGGGCGACGGCGAGGAAGATGGCGAGCCGGGCGAAGAGGGCGGCGATCACGAGTACTACGAGATGGATCCCGAGGAGTTCGCCCAGGAACTCGACGAGGAACTCGGACTCGACCTCGAACCGAAGGGAAAGACCGTCGTCGAGGAGACGGAGGGGCCGTTCACCGACATCACCCGCTCCGGTCCGGACAGCACGCTCGACGTCGAACGCATGTTCCGCGAGGGACTGAAGCGAAAGCTCTCCATGGCGTTCGACGAGGACTTCGTTCGCGAGGTTTGCAAGGTCGAGGGGATCTCGCCCCGGGAGGTCTTCGAGTGGGCGCGCGAACAGCATTTACCGGTCTCGATGGGCTGGATCGAGCGGGCCCACGACGAGGTCGCCGACGAGCGGGGCCGGTGGTCGTCGATCGCCGAAGTCGAATCGTCCGTCGACCGCGAGCCGATCAACCAGCGCATTCGCCGCGACGGTATCGGACACGTCCCGCTCAGACGCGAAGACGAGCGCTATCGTCACCCCGAAATCGTCGAAGAGCGCGAGCGAAACGTTGTCGTCGTCAACATTCGCGACGTATCGGGGTCGATGCGCGAGACGAAGCGAGAACTCGTCGAACGCGTGTTCACGCCGCTCGACTGGTACCTCACGGGGAAGTACGACACCGCGGAGTTCGTATACATCGCCCACGACGCCGAGGCCTGGGAGGTCGACCGATCCGACTTCTTCGGGATCCGATCGGGTGGCGGGACGAAGATATCGAGCGCGTACGACCTGGCGGCCGAGGTCCTCTCTGAGTACCCGTGGAGCGACTGGAACCGGTACGTCTTCGCGGCCGGCGACTCGGAGAACTCCTCGAACGATACGGGCGAGCGCGTGATTCCGATGATGGAAGAGATCGACGCGAACCTCCACGCCTACGTCGAGACCCAGCCGAGTGGGAACGCGATCAACGCGACCCACGCTGAGGAACTGGAGAAACACTTCGGTGCCGACGCCGAGGACGTCGCCGTCGCGTACGTCAACTCGGCCGACGATGTCGCCGACGCGATCTACGAGATACTGAGCACGGAGAGTGACGCCAATGAGTGA
- a CDS encoding UPF0179 family protein, producing the protein MSTITLLGDRLAEPGTEFVYEGEAEACAGCPYRSQCLTLEVGRRYRVTDVRDNAQLLPCAVHDEGVRAVEVESTTVRANVPTDGTFAGATATLAGPCPYVECPSHSLCEPNGVEHGESARVVRIEGDPPHEICHLDRSLTTVELDPDG; encoded by the coding sequence ATGTCTACGATCACCCTCCTCGGTGATCGCCTGGCCGAACCCGGGACGGAGTTCGTCTACGAGGGAGAAGCCGAGGCCTGTGCGGGGTGTCCCTACCGAAGCCAGTGTCTCACGCTAGAGGTCGGGCGGCGATACCGTGTCACCGACGTCAGAGACAACGCCCAGTTGCTCCCCTGTGCGGTCCACGACGAGGGCGTTCGCGCCGTCGAAGTCGAATCGACTACCGTGCGGGCGAACGTCCCAACCGACGGCACGTTCGCGGGAGCCACGGCGACGCTCGCCGGGCCGTGTCCGTACGTCGAATGCCCGAGTCACTCGCTCTGTGAACCGAACGGAGTCGAACACGGTGAGTCGGCCCGCGTCGTACGTATCGAGGGCGATCCACCGCACGAAATCTGTCACCTCGATCGATCGCTCACGACCGTCGAACTGGATCCCGACGGGTAA
- a CDS encoding PrkA family serine protein kinase, with translation MTGDTDTLEQISTAYQQSMPADLRDSKPFSWYLDEVTADPKIARNAHQRVADMFDFYGTSYDESRGVVEYHLASIDPLGDGENTFYGRVVHQAIHEFVNKVKSGSRRLGPERRIKLLLGPVGSGKSHFDRQLRRYFEAYTLQDEGRMYTFRWTNLCDVIKDQDPADDVVRSPMNQDPLVLLPLEQRQEVIDAMNESLDAPYTIQNEQALDPESEFYMDRLLAKYDDDLKAVLENHVEIVRLVADENKRQCLETFEPKDKKNQDETELTGDVNYSKIAVYGESDPRAFDYSGAFCNANRGIFSGEELLKLQREFLYDFLHATQEQTIKPKNNPRIDIDQVIVGRTNMPEYKDKKGDEKMEAFNDRTKRIDFPYVLSYEDEARIYEKMLENADVPDIDVEPHTLTMAGLFGVLTRIEEPDSDRIDLLAKAKAYNGEIDESEDVDVKKLREEADQVAEIGEGMVGVSPRFIGDEIAEAIMDSKHRGREYLSPLTVFNFFEENVEHHGSIPESEFDTYYRYLERVREEYRERAIEDVRNALAYDVEEIQRQGEKYMDHVMAYIDDATIEDELTGREQEPDETFLRAVEEELDIPSDRKEDFRQEVSNWVSRRAREGEAFDPTDNERLRRALERKLWEDKKHNINFSALVSAGEIDDDERSAWIDALIEQGYSEPGAKEVLEFAGAEVARDEIEEQ, from the coding sequence ATGACCGGTGACACCGACACGCTCGAACAGATAAGTACCGCCTACCAGCAATCGATGCCAGCCGACCTTCGCGATTCGAAGCCGTTCAGCTGGTACTTAGACGAAGTCACGGCCGATCCGAAGATCGCCCGCAACGCCCACCAGCGGGTCGCGGACATGTTCGACTTCTATGGAACCAGTTACGACGAGTCGCGCGGGGTCGTCGAGTATCACCTCGCCTCGATCGATCCGCTCGGCGACGGCGAGAACACGTTCTACGGTCGCGTCGTCCACCAGGCGATCCACGAATTCGTCAACAAGGTAAAGTCGGGGTCGCGCCGGCTCGGACCGGAGCGACGAATCAAACTCCTCCTCGGCCCCGTCGGATCGGGGAAATCACACTTCGATCGACAGCTCCGTCGGTACTTCGAGGCGTACACGCTCCAGGATGAGGGTCGGATGTACACCTTCCGCTGGACGAACCTCTGTGACGTGATCAAAGACCAGGATCCGGCCGACGACGTCGTTCGATCGCCGATGAATCAGGATCCGCTGGTCTTGCTCCCGTTAGAACAGCGCCAGGAGGTGATCGACGCGATGAACGAGTCTCTGGACGCCCCGTATACGATCCAGAACGAGCAGGCGTTAGATCCCGAGAGCGAGTTCTACATGGATCGGTTGCTCGCGAAGTACGACGACGATCTCAAAGCCGTCCTCGAAAACCACGTCGAGATCGTCAGACTCGTCGCCGACGAGAACAAGCGCCAGTGTCTCGAGACGTTCGAACCCAAAGACAAGAAGAATCAGGACGAGACCGAACTCACCGGCGACGTCAACTACTCGAAGATCGCCGTCTACGGCGAGTCCGACCCGCGGGCGTTCGACTATTCCGGCGCGTTCTGTAACGCGAACCGGGGCATCTTCTCGGGTGAGGAGCTGTTAAAACTCCAGCGCGAGTTCCTCTACGACTTCCTGCACGCGACGCAGGAGCAGACGATCAAACCGAAGAACAACCCCCGGATCGACATCGACCAGGTGATCGTCGGCCGGACGAACATGCCCGAGTACAAGGACAAGAAGGGCGACGAGAAGATGGAGGCGTTCAACGACCGCACGAAGCGGATCGACTTCCCGTACGTGCTGTCCTACGAGGACGAAGCGCGCATCTACGAGAAGATGCTGGAGAACGCCGACGTCCCCGACATCGACGTCGAACCGCACACGCTGACCATGGCGGGGCTGTTCGGCGTTCTCACGCGGATCGAGGAACCTGACAGCGATCGGATCGACTTACTCGCGAAGGCCAAGGCGTACAACGGAGAGATCGACGAGAGCGAGGACGTCGACGTGAAGAAGCTCCGCGAGGAAGCCGACCAGGTCGCCGAGATCGGCGAGGGGATGGTCGGCGTCTCCCCGCGGTTCATCGGCGACGAGATCGCCGAAGCGATAATGGATTCGAAACACCGCGGCCGCGAGTACCTCTCGCCGCTGACGGTGTTCAACTTCTTCGAAGAGAACGTAGAACACCACGGCTCGATCCCGGAATCGGAGTTCGACACCTACTACCGCTATCTCGAGCGCGTCCGCGAGGAGTACCGCGAACGAGCGATCGAGGACGTCCGCAACGCGCTGGCCTACGACGTCGAGGAGATCCAACGACAGGGTGAAAAGTACATGGATCACGTCATGGCCTACATCGACGACGCGACCATCGAGGACGAGCTCACGGGTCGAGAGCAAGAACCGGACGAGACCTTCCTTCGGGCCGTCGAAGAGGAACTCGACATCCCGTCCGATCGGAAAGAGGACTTCCGACAGGAAGTCTCGAACTGGGTGTCTCGGCGCGCCCGCGAGGGCGAGGCGTTCGATCCGACCGACAACGAGCGGCTCCGACGCGCCTTAGAACGCAAACTCTGGGAGGACAAAAAGCACAACATCAACTTCTCGGCGTTGGTCAGCGCGGGAGAGATCGACGACGACGAGCGCTCCGCCTGGATCGACGCGCTGATAGAACAGGGCTACTCGGAACCGGGGGCCAAGGAGGTGCTCGAGTTCGCCGGCGCCGAGGTGGCCAGAGACGAGATCGAGGAGCAATGA
- a CDS encoding SpoVR family protein: MSDSDRMRKRAIATDLEQPVRAARELAERLGLEPYPVNYWIVDYDEMNELIAYGGFQRRYPHWRWGMQYDRQRKQDRYTGARAFEIVNNDNPSHAFLQESNSLADQKAVITHVEAHADFFANNEWFGLFTDARSDADAVDAAAMLERHARTIEAYMSDPEIDRGEVERWIDHVLTLEDTIDQHRTYRERLVRETDPEELDDDLREKLEALELSPEVTSQVFDDEWLDAREADAERDGEPNTPESDVLGFVREYGKQYDREEDRAVEMTDWQQDILEMLREEAYYFAPQKMTKVMNEGWACVAPDTPVFTTQGLVRMSEVVDEHPTVSDGEAAQAVYDSNVIPDHDTVTIETRRGFELTGSNNHRIRRPDGSWVRLDELDLGDEIEISGGNGVWPSSYASIGWEPAEYITLDDVAEEAGVSVWTVLRYRRTGRARKSDAIEQALEQYNGERQDLAQRTPILVPNVVDESFGRFLGLLVGDGHVSSAAGQVGFTNATRAHAEEFAGLVDELFGVEPTVEQQGSRWRVYCYSRALVDCLLEELGLPDGKAASVKTVPEHILRSPKPVVAEFLRGLFDADGHAGQQGAILSTSSSDLSQTVLLLLTNFGILGRRREQSDGCYHVHVTGRSANLFAEEIGFGYDRESNALESYVDALSWFEAETWTDEIVSVETSSGTVYDISVEETHRYAAAGLINHNSYWESKMMADEAFAGDDEVFEYADHMSSVLASPGLNPYSLGVKLWRYIENVTNRRDVVEQLLRVEGISWRTLRDEVDFEDVLTRLEPPEPIASISDGSLDELESVPSTWVDQDALAAARAGDIDVYRHPWRVLTYEGLARRQYSLVKPANRGVLSRISRDELERIDRYLFDDARYATVDEAVEHVTFTAGWDRLYDVRESHNDVTFLDEFLTPEFIRTNDYFTYEYSRATGQFHVASTDPDDVKRKLLLQFTNFGKPTITVADGNYANAGELLLEHEYNGIELDFAQAQDVLERLFELWGRPVNLLTIRKEIDDHDVEVAKRRNREPTPEERGILLRYDGEQESVQRVEWDAVSHLAADDVDYDTKPEEWLA, from the coding sequence ATGAGCGACTCAGACCGCATGCGAAAGCGAGCGATCGCAACCGATCTCGAGCAACCGGTTCGAGCCGCTCGCGAACTCGCCGAGAGGCTTGGATTGGAGCCGTACCCGGTCAACTACTGGATCGTCGACTACGACGAGATGAACGAGCTGATCGCCTACGGCGGGTTCCAGCGACGCTACCCGCACTGGCGGTGGGGAATGCAGTACGATCGCCAGCGAAAGCAAGACCGCTACACCGGCGCCAGGGCGTTCGAGATCGTCAACAACGACAACCCATCGCACGCGTTCTTACAGGAGTCGAACTCGCTTGCCGATCAGAAGGCGGTGATCACCCACGTCGAAGCCCACGCCGACTTCTTCGCGAACAACGAGTGGTTCGGCCTGTTCACCGACGCTCGATCCGACGCCGACGCCGTCGACGCGGCCGCGATGCTCGAACGTCACGCCCGTACGATCGAAGCCTACATGTCCGACCCCGAGATCGATCGCGGCGAGGTCGAACGCTGGATCGATCACGTTCTCACGCTCGAAGATACGATCGACCAGCACCGAACCTACCGCGAGCGACTGGTTCGCGAAACCGACCCCGAAGAGCTGGACGACGACCTCCGCGAGAAACTGGAGGCGCTCGAACTCTCGCCCGAGGTGACCTCACAGGTGTTCGACGACGAGTGGCTCGACGCCCGCGAGGCAGACGCCGAACGGGACGGTGAACCGAACACGCCCGAATCCGACGTCCTCGGGTTCGTCCGCGAGTACGGAAAGCAGTACGATCGCGAGGAAGACCGAGCCGTCGAGATGACCGACTGGCAGCAGGATATCCTCGAAATGCTGCGCGAGGAGGCGTACTACTTCGCCCCGCAGAAGATGACGAAGGTGATGAACGAGGGGTGGGCCTGTGTCGCTCCGGACACGCCCGTATTTACCACCCAGGGATTGGTTCGGATGTCGGAGGTCGTCGACGAACACCCCACCGTGTCCGACGGAGAGGCCGCACAGGCGGTCTACGACTCGAACGTAATCCCGGACCACGATACGGTCACGATCGAAACGCGTCGCGGATTCGAACTCACCGGGTCGAACAACCATCGAATTAGACGCCCTGACGGATCGTGGGTCCGACTGGACGAACTTGACCTCGGCGACGAAATCGAAATTTCTGGCGGGAACGGCGTCTGGCCGTCGTCATATGCCTCGATCGGGTGGGAGCCGGCGGAGTACATCACGCTCGACGACGTGGCTGAGGAAGCCGGGGTATCTGTCTGGACGGTCCTTAGATACCGACGCACTGGCCGGGCACGGAAGTCCGACGCAATCGAACAAGCCCTCGAACAGTACAACGGGGAGCGACAGGACCTCGCACAGCGAACACCGATTCTCGTTCCGAACGTCGTGGACGAGTCGTTCGGACGCTTCCTCGGCCTTCTAGTTGGTGATGGACACGTGTCGTCCGCTGCCGGACAGGTCGGCTTTACAAACGCAACTCGGGCACATGCCGAAGAGTTCGCCGGGCTGGTCGACGAGCTGTTCGGGGTCGAGCCAACTGTCGAGCAACAGGGATCCAGATGGCGCGTCTATTGTTACTCTCGAGCGCTCGTAGACTGCTTGCTCGAGGAACTTGGTCTACCTGATGGTAAGGCCGCGTCGGTCAAGACGGTTCCCGAGCACATTCTCCGATCACCGAAACCGGTCGTAGCGGAGTTCCTCCGTGGACTCTTCGACGCGGACGGCCACGCCGGGCAGCAAGGAGCGATCCTCTCGACGTCGAGTTCGGACCTGAGCCAGACGGTACTTCTTCTCTTGACGAACTTTGGGATCCTCGGTCGTCGGCGCGAGCAATCAGATGGCTGTTACCACGTCCACGTAACCGGCCGATCGGCGAATCTGTTCGCCGAGGAAATTGGGTTCGGATACGACAGGGAGTCGAACGCGCTGGAATCGTACGTGGACGCGCTTTCGTGGTTCGAAGCTGAGACGTGGACCGACGAAATCGTCTCGGTCGAGACGTCGTCCGGGACGGTGTACGACATCTCCGTCGAAGAAACGCATCGCTACGCCGCAGCTGGGCTGATAAACCACAACTCCTACTGGGAGTCGAAGATGATGGCGGACGAGGCGTTCGCTGGCGACGACGAGGTCTTCGAGTACGCCGATCACATGTCGAGCGTGCTGGCGTCGCCGGGACTCAATCCCTACAGTCTCGGAGTGAAGCTCTGGCGCTACATCGAGAACGTAACGAACCGGCGCGACGTCGTCGAACAGCTCCTGCGAGTCGAGGGCATTTCCTGGCGGACGTTGCGCGACGAGGTCGACTTCGAGGACGTGTTGACTCGGCTCGAACCGCCGGAACCGATCGCTTCTATCTCGGATGGCTCGCTCGACGAACTCGAGTCGGTGCCGTCGACGTGGGTCGATCAGGACGCCCTCGCCGCGGCACGGGCGGGCGACATCGACGTCTACCGCCACCCGTGGCGCGTACTGACCTACGAGGGACTCGCCCGACGACAGTACTCGCTCGTCAAACCGGCCAACCGGGGCGTCCTCTCGCGAATCTCGCGGGACGAACTCGAGCGGATCGATCGCTACCTCTTCGACGACGCACGCTACGCCACCGTCGACGAGGCGGTAGAACACGTCACGTTCACCGCGGGCTGGGATCGACTGTACGACGTCCGGGAGAGTCACAACGACGTCACGTTCTTAGACGAGTTTCTCACGCCGGAGTTCATCAGAACGAACGACTACTTCACCTACGAGTACTCGCGCGCGACGGGTCAGTTCCACGTTGCGAGCACCGACCCCGACGACGTCAAACGTAAACTTCTCTTACAGTTTACGAACTTCGGGAAGCCCACGATTACCGTCGCCGACGGCAACTACGCCAACGCCGGCGAACTCCTCTTAGAACACGAGTACAACGGCATCGAACTCGACTTCGCGCAGGCCCAGGACGTACTCGAGCGACTGTTCGAACTCTGGGGTCGGCCGGTGAACTTGCTGACGATCAGAAAGGAGATCGACGACCACGACGTCGAGGTCGCAAAACGGCGCAACCGCGAGCCGACGCCCGAAGAACGTGGAATCCTGCTGCGCTACGACGGCGAGCAGGAGTCGGTCCAGCGCGTCGAATGGGATGCCGTCTCGCACCTCGCGGCGGACGACGTCGATTACGATACGAAGCCCGAGGAGTGGCTGGCCTGA
- a CDS encoding PrkA family serine protein kinase, producing the protein MSRGTDYVADADRTLEETYEEPMDIESFVDHLFERPTVAAHASKYVLDAIEAAGTRTVLEEGEHRERYRFFDDPYNDGEHAVLGNTPVLNAFVDDLRAIAAGRGKEETIIWFEGPTATGKSEFKRCLINGLREYSKTPEGRRYTIEWNVRTASAEDRGLSYGVDPTATDDEHWFESPVQTHPLSVFPEPVREDILSGLNENVGDHVPIRVDTGLDPFSREAYDYLEERYRRQGTDSLFSAITDETHLRVKNYVVDVGSGIGVLHAEDDGTPKERLVGSWMHGMLQELDSRGRKNPQAFSYDGVLSQGNGVLTIVEDASQHADLLQKLLNVPDERTVKLDKGIGMDVDTQLLIISNPDLEAQLDQHADRNGLDPLKALKRRLNKRRFHYLTNRSMEAELVRRELTNETSVWTTTDPDELARKVRQPLSISIKDETGSVRERELAPHAIDVAALYAVVTRLASDDVPSDLNLVDKALVFDQGYLQVGDDRVEKEEFEFDDDAPDGTHGIPVTYTRDVIAELLQDDRDRYHPTLDVEDVVMPSDVIDAMVEGLSAEPLFSTGEQSEFESRVVPVAEYVFERQEADVIEAICHDQRVDEETVSEYVEHVYAWETGESLADERGDPIEPDPLKMKLFEVEQLGRFDESDYEANRPTDEVCRFRRENVITALNRYAWEHRDEEFSASDADLTAIPVLTDVLESHDWDDVQRHFPDLDPAAWDDPPSDTETERVKEATIDHLVDSYGYSRASAELTSRHVMREVTARWG; encoded by the coding sequence ATGAGCCGTGGAACCGACTACGTCGCGGACGCAGATCGAACCCTCGAAGAGACCTACGAGGAACCGATGGACATCGAGTCGTTCGTCGACCACCTCTTCGAACGCCCGACCGTCGCCGCCCACGCCTCGAAGTACGTTCTCGACGCGATCGAGGCGGCCGGTACGCGAACCGTCCTCGAAGAGGGCGAACACCGCGAGCGCTATCGGTTCTTCGACGATCCGTACAACGACGGTGAGCACGCCGTCCTCGGAAACACCCCGGTGCTGAACGCGTTCGTCGACGACCTCCGGGCGATCGCGGCCGGTCGGGGGAAAGAAGAGACCATCATCTGGTTCGAGGGGCCGACCGCGACGGGCAAATCCGAGTTCAAGCGCTGTCTGATCAACGGACTCCGCGAGTACTCGAAGACGCCAGAGGGTCGGCGATATACGATCGAGTGGAACGTCCGGACGGCCTCGGCCGAGGACCGAGGACTCAGTTACGGCGTCGACCCGACCGCGACCGACGACGAACACTGGTTCGAGAGCCCGGTCCAGACCCACCCACTCTCGGTCTTTCCCGAGCCGGTGCGCGAGGACATCCTCTCGGGATTGAACGAAAACGTGGGCGATCACGTGCCGATCCGGGTCGACACCGGACTGGACCCGTTCTCGCGGGAGGCCTACGACTACTTAGAAGAGCGCTACCGACGACAGGGGACGGACTCGCTGTTTTCGGCGATCACCGACGAGACCCACCTTCGGGTGAAAAACTACGTCGTCGACGTCGGGAGCGGCATCGGCGTCCTCCACGCCGAGGACGACGGCACGCCAAAAGAACGGCTCGTCGGCTCCTGGATGCACGGCATGCTCCAGGAACTCGACTCCCGCGGTCGGAAGAATCCGCAGGCGTTCAGTTACGACGGCGTGCTATCGCAGGGAAACGGCGTCCTGACCATCGTCGAGGACGCCTCCCAGCACGCCGACTTGCTACAGAAGCTGCTCAACGTGCCCGACGAGCGGACCGTCAAGCTCGATAAGGGGATCGGAATGGACGTCGACACGCAGCTGCTGATTATCTCGAATCCCGACCTGGAGGCGCAACTCGACCAGCACGCGGATCGAAACGGTCTCGACCCGTTGAAGGCGCTCAAACGCCGGTTGAACAAACGACGATTCCACTACCTGACGAACCGATCGATGGAGGCCGAACTCGTCCGCCGGGAGTTGACGAACGAAACGTCCGTCTGGACGACCACCGATCCTGACGAACTCGCCCGGAAGGTCCGCCAGCCACTTTCGATCTCGATCAAGGACGAAACCGGCTCCGTCAGAGAGCGCGAACTCGCCCCGCACGCGATCGACGTGGCCGCGCTGTACGCCGTCGTGACGCGCCTCGCGAGCGACGATGTCCCCTCGGATCTGAATCTGGTCGACAAGGCGCTCGTGTTCGATCAGGGGTATCTGCAGGTCGGCGACGACCGCGTCGAGAAGGAGGAGTTCGAGTTCGACGACGACGCACCCGACGGGACCCACGGCATCCCGGTAACGTACACGCGCGACGTTATCGCCGAACTCCTCCAGGACGACCGAGATCGGTACCACCCGACGCTCGACGTCGAGGACGTGGTGATGCCGAGCGACGTGATCGACGCCATGGTCGAGGGGCTGTCTGCCGAACCGCTGTTTTCGACCGGCGAGCAATCCGAGTTCGAATCGCGGGTCGTCCCCGTCGCCGAGTACGTCTTCGAACGCCAGGAGGCGGACGTGATCGAGGCGATCTGTCACGACCAACGCGTCGACGAGGAGACGGTCTCGGAGTACGTCGAACACGTCTACGCGTGGGAGACGGGCGAATCCCTCGCCGACGAGCGCGGCGATCCGATCGAGCCCGATCCGCTGAAGATGAAGCTCTTCGAGGTCGAACAGCTCGGCCGCTTCGACGAATCGGACTACGAGGCCAACCGGCCGACAGACGAGGTCTGCCGGTTCCGCCGGGAGAACGTTATCACGGCGCTGAATCGCTACGCCTGGGAACACCGCGACGAGGAGTTCTCCGCCAGCGACGCCGACCTCACCGCGATACCCGTCCTCACGGACGTCCTCGAGAGCCACGACTGGGACGACGTCCAGCGTCACTTCCCGGATCTGGACCCGGCCGCCTGGGACGACCCGCCGAGTGACACCGAGACCGAGCGGGTGAAAGAGGCGACGATCGACCACCTGGTCGACTCGTACGGCTACTCGCGCGCGTCGGCCGAACTGACGAGTCGACACGTCATGCGCGAGGTGACCGCACGATGGGGCTGA
- a CDS encoding DUF5820 family protein: MTSNGLADGWEIWTAEDDGRTVYAYRPDVFDGDEYPAPCLPVCYLTPGTQTRRPGQNPTDRTTTDDWFVTLYLEPEVYVDDVHRFESRSDAESFARSLLARFADGELDYREAYQIPREHYLDRLDELTGRN; the protein is encoded by the coding sequence ATGACGTCGAACGGACTCGCCGATGGGTGGGAGATCTGGACGGCCGAGGACGACGGCCGCACCGTCTACGCCTACCGACCGGACGTATTCGACGGCGACGAGTACCCCGCCCCCTGTCTCCCCGTCTGCTATCTCACCCCGGGCACGCAGACGCGCCGACCCGGACAGAACCCGACCGATCGCACGACGACCGACGACTGGTTCGTCACGCTCTACCTCGAACCGGAGGTGTACGTCGACGACGTGCACCGGTTCGAGTCCCGGTCGGACGCCGAATCGTTCGCCCGCTCGCTCCTCGCCCGGTTCGCCGACGGCGAACTCGACTATCGCGAGGCGTATCAGATTCCCCGCGAGCACTACCTAGACCGGCTAGACGAGTTGACCGGACGGAACTAA